Proteins co-encoded in one Rhodococcus sp. PAMC28707 genomic window:
- a CDS encoding D-alanine--D-alanine ligase family protein, with protein MSNPRTRVALIFGGRSSEHAVSCVSAGSVLDNIDRERYDVIPIGITTDGAWVLGATDVDELAIHGRSLPSVDKNGTALALTADPTRRGAIIGLGEEDAGKILASVDVVFPILHGPYGEDGTLQGLLELATIPYVGPGVFASAAGMDKEFTKKLLASEGLPVGKQIVLRRGADALTVDQQESLGLPAFVKPARGGSSIGITRIVAWDQLPAAVAEARRHDPKVIVEAAIHGREVECGVLEFPDGSIRASVVAEIRMPDALADDHTFYDFDSKYLDNVCEFDVPALLAEDISASIRAAAVDAFRALDCQGLARVDFFVTDDGPVINEINTMPGFTSISMFPKMWNATGVDYGTLIDTLIQTALARGTGLR; from the coding sequence GTGAGCAATCCTCGTACCAGAGTCGCCCTGATCTTCGGTGGTCGGAGCAGCGAGCACGCCGTTTCCTGCGTATCCGCAGGTAGCGTGCTCGACAACATCGACCGTGAACGATACGACGTGATTCCCATCGGTATCACCACCGATGGTGCATGGGTTCTCGGTGCCACCGACGTCGACGAACTTGCCATCCACGGACGGTCCCTGCCGTCGGTGGACAAGAACGGTACGGCTCTGGCGTTGACAGCGGATCCAACCCGGCGCGGCGCCATCATCGGTCTGGGTGAAGAGGATGCAGGAAAAATCTTGGCGTCGGTGGACGTCGTGTTTCCCATTCTGCACGGCCCGTACGGCGAGGACGGCACGCTACAGGGACTCCTCGAACTCGCCACCATTCCCTACGTCGGGCCCGGAGTGTTCGCCAGCGCCGCAGGCATGGACAAGGAGTTCACCAAGAAGCTACTGGCATCGGAGGGGCTGCCGGTCGGCAAGCAGATCGTGCTCAGACGAGGCGCCGACGCGCTGACGGTCGACCAACAGGAGTCGCTGGGCCTGCCTGCGTTCGTCAAGCCGGCGCGTGGGGGATCGTCGATCGGTATCACGAGAATCGTCGCATGGGACCAACTTCCGGCTGCGGTGGCAGAGGCTCGCCGACATGATCCGAAGGTGATCGTGGAAGCCGCAATTCACGGACGTGAAGTCGAGTGCGGAGTCCTCGAGTTTCCGGATGGATCCATCCGAGCAAGCGTCGTGGCGGAAATCAGAATGCCCGACGCCCTAGCCGACGATCACACGTTCTACGACTTCGACAGCAAGTACCTGGACAACGTGTGTGAATTCGACGTTCCGGCACTTCTGGCCGAGGACATCAGTGCGTCCATTCGCGCTGCAGCAGTCGACGCATTCCGGGCTTTGGACTGCCAAGGTCTGGCCCGCGTCGACTTCTTCGTCACAGATGACGGACCGGTGATCAACGAGATCAACACGATGCCCGGATTCACCTCGATTTCGATGTTCCCGAAGATGTGGAACGCGACCGGCGTCGATTATGGAACGCTGATCGACACCCTCATCCAGACCGCACTAGCGCGCGGCACCGGGTTGAGATAG
- a CDS encoding gamma carbonic anhydrase family protein encodes MAIYALGDREPQIHPDAYVHPDAVVIGAVTLAAGSSLWPGAVLRGDYGTISVGAYTNVQDGTVVHCTPIHPTVIGSNCVLGHNAHVEGAIIGDDCLIASGSVVLNGSTIGAGSIVGAGAVVPFGFVVPERSMALGVPAKVREGYEVPLGHLDINVKMYAANATYYRDSLRRLDL; translated from the coding sequence ATGGCAATCTACGCGCTCGGCGACCGTGAACCACAGATACATCCCGACGCCTACGTGCATCCTGACGCTGTGGTCATCGGAGCTGTGACACTGGCCGCAGGCTCGTCTCTCTGGCCAGGAGCAGTCCTTCGCGGTGACTACGGAACGATTTCGGTCGGCGCATATACCAATGTGCAGGACGGAACGGTCGTGCACTGCACGCCGATCCACCCGACCGTGATCGGATCGAACTGCGTTCTCGGACACAACGCTCACGTGGAAGGCGCAATCATCGGTGACGATTGCCTGATCGCTTCCGGTTCGGTGGTCCTCAACGGCTCGACGATCGGTGCCGGTTCGATCGTCGGCGCCGGCGCAGTGGTTCCGTTCGGATTCGTAGTTCCAGAGCGGAGCATGGCTCTGGGGGTACCCGCGAAAGTCCGCGAGGGATATGAGGTTCCGCTCGGTCACCTCGACATCAACGTCAAAATGTACGCGGCGAATGCCACCTACTACCGTGACTCGCTTCGGCGGTTGGACTTATGA
- the rpmB gene encoding 50S ribosomal protein L28: protein MAAVCDVCAKGPGFGKSVSHSHRRTNRRWNPNIQTVHAQVAPGNNKRMNVCTSCLKAGKVVRG, encoded by the coding sequence ATGGCTGCCGTCTGCGACGTATGCGCCAAAGGGCCCGGCTTCGGTAAGTCGGTCTCGCACTCGCACCGACGGACCAACCGTCGTTGGAACCCGAACATTCAGACCGTTCATGCACAGGTTGCCCCCGGCAACAACAAGCGCATGAACGTCTGCACGTCCTGCCTCAAGGCAGGCAAGGTGGTTCGGGGCTGA
- a CDS encoding enoyl-CoA hydratase-related protein — protein MTNFESTNHVELVDGVLKIIVSTDAAGTSLSGDAMTEGAAALRSVNAGDLRVGCVLLVGTGANFCAGGNVRAFASADDRGSYVRAVADGFHAFVLELAATTVPVVAGVHGWAAGAGMSLVCHADVAIGGRATKMRPAYPGIGFTPDGGLTWTLPRIVGSVRARDILLNDSILNGEEAVRLGLLSRLVGDDIIVSEAERLARAFAAGPTSAYRGAKELLAHSEHRTLAEQLEAEAVSISAAAVGPTGREGVDAFVEKRRPDFS, from the coding sequence GTGACGAACTTCGAAAGCACGAATCATGTAGAACTGGTTGACGGGGTCCTGAAGATCATCGTGTCGACCGATGCCGCGGGCACCTCGCTCAGTGGCGATGCCATGACCGAAGGGGCTGCGGCACTTCGGTCTGTGAACGCAGGTGATCTCCGCGTCGGCTGCGTTCTTCTCGTCGGTACCGGCGCCAATTTCTGCGCGGGCGGCAATGTGCGAGCCTTCGCTTCAGCGGACGATCGCGGAAGTTACGTTCGCGCCGTGGCCGACGGCTTCCATGCCTTCGTCCTGGAACTGGCGGCGACGACCGTTCCCGTCGTCGCCGGTGTGCACGGATGGGCAGCAGGCGCAGGGATGAGTTTGGTTTGTCACGCCGATGTCGCCATCGGCGGGCGTGCAACCAAGATGCGTCCGGCTTACCCAGGAATCGGTTTCACCCCGGATGGCGGGCTGACCTGGACGTTGCCTCGCATCGTGGGTTCGGTCAGAGCACGTGACATTCTCCTGAACGACTCGATCCTCAACGGCGAAGAGGCCGTGCGACTCGGATTACTGAGCCGGCTCGTCGGCGACGACATCATCGTGAGCGAGGCCGAGCGGTTGGCTCGAGCGTTCGCCGCCGGACCGACGTCGGCTTACCGCGGCGCGAAAGAGTTGCTGGCGCACTCGGAGCACCGGACTCTGGCCGAGCAATTGGAGGCAGAGGCCGTGTCGATCTCCGCGGCAGCGGTAGGACCGACGGGCCGCGAGGGTGTCGATGCTTTCGTCGAGAAGCGTCGACCTGATTTTTCCTGA
- the recG gene encoding ATP-dependent DNA helicase RecG produces the protein MVALADRLDGVFGDKVAGPLAELFALETVEDLLRYYPHRYMTQGAELSEKEPPEGEHITIVATIASATLRTMKARKGQFLAVSLAAEDQQIDATFFSPHKLKHVLTPGKRGMFSGKVKYFGRRWNLTHPSYVMLGGDEDDGAVLTEGRVVGGGSLAGLARGSLDSSGSVDMTVFERTFVPIYPAAKDVESWTFMRCVRQVLDQLDTVEDPLPPEVRSERGLVDLDTALRWIHFPDSADEKDQARARLKFDEALAVQLVLAARRQNASSRVAPECSPRVDGIAAEFERRLPFTLTAGQLTVAAEISADLSQGHPMSRLLQGEVGSGKTVVALRAMLQVIDSGHQCALLAPTEVLASQHARSISAMLGSLAAAGELGSHELATKVALLTGSMSTAAKRTALLDAITGDAGIVIGTHALIQDRVEFMDLGMVVIDEQHRFGVEQRDALRSKARNNRSPHLLVMTATPIPRTIAMASLGDLETSILAELPRGRAPIKTSVVPATQKPSWVDRAWERIREEVGAGRQAYVVCSRIGDDDAEGTGKRPRTRAAGHEDDRALPETKSALEMYDMLTGGPFADLRVGMLHGRMPAEEKDASMQDFTAGEIDVLVCTTVVEVGVDVPNATVMVIVDADRFGTSQLHQLRGRIGRGGHQGLCIMISQLSPMGASFSRLTAVAATNDGFELAKLDLTTRREGDVLGSAQSGTVTSLRLLSLIDDEDVIADAHACARALFESDPTMADHPGVASMMKSAWRSDRIDYLEKS, from the coding sequence ATGGTGGCACTCGCGGATCGGCTCGACGGGGTTTTCGGCGACAAGGTGGCCGGGCCCCTGGCGGAATTGTTCGCGCTCGAGACCGTCGAGGATCTCTTGCGGTACTACCCTCACCGTTACATGACGCAGGGCGCCGAACTGAGCGAAAAGGAACCGCCGGAGGGCGAGCACATCACCATCGTCGCGACGATCGCATCGGCAACGTTGCGAACGATGAAGGCGCGCAAAGGGCAGTTTCTCGCTGTCTCCCTCGCCGCGGAAGACCAGCAGATCGATGCGACGTTTTTCAGCCCCCACAAGCTCAAGCATGTCCTCACCCCCGGTAAGCGTGGAATGTTCTCGGGCAAGGTCAAGTATTTCGGCAGGCGATGGAATCTGACCCACCCGAGTTACGTGATGCTCGGTGGGGACGAGGATGACGGTGCGGTACTCACCGAAGGTCGGGTCGTGGGTGGTGGATCGTTGGCAGGGTTGGCGCGTGGCTCGCTGGATTCGTCCGGCAGTGTCGACATGACGGTGTTCGAGCGCACATTCGTTCCGATCTATCCCGCGGCGAAGGACGTGGAGAGTTGGACGTTCATGCGTTGCGTCCGTCAAGTTCTCGACCAGTTGGACACCGTCGAGGACCCACTTCCGCCGGAGGTGCGCTCGGAGCGGGGATTGGTGGACCTCGACACCGCACTGCGTTGGATCCACTTTCCGGACTCCGCGGACGAAAAGGACCAGGCGCGAGCACGTCTGAAGTTCGATGAAGCGCTTGCAGTGCAACTCGTGCTGGCAGCGCGCAGACAGAATGCGTCGAGCAGGGTGGCGCCCGAATGTTCGCCGCGTGTGGACGGGATTGCAGCGGAGTTCGAGCGTCGACTTCCGTTCACACTGACAGCAGGGCAGTTGACGGTGGCGGCGGAAATCTCTGCGGACTTGTCGCAGGGACATCCGATGTCGCGATTGCTACAGGGTGAAGTCGGATCGGGTAAGACAGTGGTTGCCCTACGGGCGATGCTGCAGGTGATCGATTCGGGACATCAATGTGCTCTGTTGGCCCCTACCGAGGTACTTGCGTCGCAGCACGCGCGATCCATCTCGGCGATGCTGGGCTCGTTGGCGGCCGCCGGTGAACTCGGATCCCACGAGCTCGCCACCAAGGTCGCCCTGCTGACCGGTTCCATGTCGACGGCGGCCAAGCGGACAGCGCTGCTGGATGCAATTACCGGAGACGCCGGAATCGTGATCGGGACGCACGCGCTCATCCAAGATCGGGTCGAGTTCATGGACCTCGGCATGGTAGTCATCGACGAACAGCACAGGTTCGGTGTCGAACAACGGGATGCGCTCAGATCCAAGGCGCGTAACAACAGAAGTCCCCACCTGCTCGTGATGACGGCAACTCCTATTCCGCGGACCATTGCCATGGCCTCACTGGGTGATCTCGAGACGTCCATTCTCGCCGAGCTCCCGCGCGGGCGCGCACCGATCAAGACCAGCGTGGTTCCCGCAACGCAGAAGCCGAGTTGGGTCGATCGTGCGTGGGAACGCATTCGTGAGGAAGTCGGCGCAGGCCGGCAGGCGTACGTTGTCTGTTCTCGGATCGGTGACGACGACGCGGAGGGTACCGGGAAGCGGCCACGAACACGTGCAGCCGGACACGAAGACGATCGCGCACTGCCCGAGACCAAATCTGCACTCGAGATGTACGACATGCTCACCGGTGGCCCGTTCGCCGATCTCCGTGTCGGGATGCTGCACGGCCGGATGCCCGCGGAGGAGAAGGACGCCTCGATGCAGGACTTCACGGCAGGCGAGATCGATGTGTTGGTGTGCACGACTGTGGTCGAGGTCGGCGTCGACGTGCCGAATGCCACGGTCATGGTGATCGTCGACGCAGATCGGTTCGGAACCAGCCAGTTACATCAGCTACGGGGTCGCATCGGCCGTGGCGGTCACCAGGGTCTGTGCATCATGATCAGCCAACTCAGTCCGATGGGTGCTTCGTTCTCGCGTTTGACGGCGGTGGCCGCGACCAATGACGGATTCGAGTTGGCCAAACTCGATCTCACTACGCGCCGTGAGGGCGATGTGCTCGGCTCAGCACAATCGGGGACCGTCACCAGCCTTCGCCTGCTCTCACTCATCGACGACGAAGACGTGATCGCCGACGCCCATGCATGCGCAAGGGCGTTGTTCGAGTCGGATCCGACGATGGCGGATCATCCTGGCGTCGCGTCGATGATGAAATCCGCTTGGCGATCGGACCGTATCGACTATCTGGAGAAGTCCTGA
- a CDS encoding DUF3515 domain-containing protein — MTPRTMNTDDHAPEPTPEPDKRHPAVVATAIALPVALLVGFIVAAVSISGTSTRAPEALGPVDAPAADSADCNALVDALPTSLGDYESVELADPAPLATRAWALDDDTSEPVVLRCGLNRPDGFDVAAPLQVVNGVQWFEVSGADSGIEASTWFAVDRPVYVALTVPNGSGPTPLQDASTAISNSLAQAPLDPAPLR, encoded by the coding sequence ATGACACCGAGGACGATGAATACCGACGATCACGCGCCCGAACCCACCCCCGAGCCCGACAAACGCCATCCCGCGGTAGTCGCGACCGCGATCGCACTTCCGGTGGCCCTGCTGGTCGGGTTCATCGTGGCTGCGGTGTCGATATCCGGAACCTCGACGCGGGCACCCGAGGCCCTTGGGCCGGTCGATGCTCCTGCAGCAGACAGTGCCGACTGCAACGCACTCGTCGATGCCTTACCAACATCACTCGGCGACTACGAGAGCGTCGAGCTCGCCGATCCGGCACCGCTCGCAACCCGAGCATGGGCGCTCGACGACGACACATCCGAGCCCGTGGTCTTGCGGTGCGGCCTGAACCGCCCCGACGGATTCGATGTCGCAGCCCCTTTGCAGGTGGTCAACGGAGTTCAATGGTTCGAAGTCTCCGGCGCCGACTCGGGCATCGAGGCGAGCACGTGGTTCGCAGTAGATCGCCCGGTGTACGTGGCGCTGACCGTGCCGAACGGGTCCGGACCCACGCCGCTGCAGGATGCCTCCACTGCGATTTCGAACTCACTCGCGCAGGCACCTCTCGATCCGGCCCCACTTCGGTAG
- a CDS encoding uracil-DNA glycosylase yields MNGMPLTDIVESGWATALAPVEDRISAMGDFLRDEITEGRTYLPSGENVLRAFARPFANARVLIVGQDPYPTPGHAVGLSFSVAPDVRPVPRSLANIFKEYSNDLGFPTPSNGDLTPWADQGVLLLNRVLTVEPGVAASHRKKGWEAVTEQAIRALVEREEAERPSGLVAILWGRDAATLKPMLGLTPIIESVHPSPLSASRGFFGTKPFSRTNELLTADGYEPIDWRLP; encoded by the coding sequence ATGAACGGTATGCCACTCACCGATATCGTCGAAAGCGGTTGGGCCACAGCACTTGCACCTGTGGAAGACCGGATCTCGGCAATGGGGGACTTCCTTCGAGACGAAATCACCGAGGGACGCACTTATTTACCGTCCGGTGAGAACGTGCTGCGCGCTTTCGCACGGCCGTTCGCGAATGCCCGTGTTCTCATCGTCGGCCAGGATCCGTACCCGACACCCGGCCACGCTGTAGGACTGAGCTTCTCGGTTGCTCCCGACGTTCGACCGGTGCCACGGAGCCTCGCCAACATCTTCAAGGAATATTCGAACGATCTCGGATTTCCGACGCCATCGAACGGAGACCTCACCCCGTGGGCCGACCAAGGGGTGCTCCTCCTCAACAGAGTCCTCACCGTCGAACCAGGGGTCGCCGCTTCGCACCGCAAAAAAGGGTGGGAAGCGGTGACCGAGCAGGCGATTCGAGCGCTCGTAGAGCGTGAGGAAGCAGAAAGGCCGTCGGGACTCGTCGCTATCTTGTGGGGCCGCGACGCGGCCACTCTCAAACCCATGCTGGGACTCACTCCCATCATCGAGTCCGTGCATCCGTCACCGTTGTCGGCGTCGCGAGGATTCTTCGGCACCAAGCCGTTCAGTCGCACCAATGAGCTACTGACCGCCGACGGATACGAGCCTATCGACTGGCGTCTTCCCTGA
- a CDS encoding DAK2 domain-containing protein, whose amino-acid sequence MAVGSPTSSIGVEEIRLWAYRCVDGLTARCDEINELNVFPIADSDTGTNLVFTIRAAVESMRKAGADADIAAVAAALAQGSIAGARGNSGVIVSQLLRAVAEVAANGEFDGAALARALVRAADLVVDVVSVPVDGTIVSVLGSSARAVASLDQPCDIAAVARCAAESAAVALDRTRHQLPALRAAGVVDAGALGLLVMLDALCGVVTGSEPPPRQRYHRHVTTETSRAVMPRSNNRLDSVQVGEAIVGYEVLYQLSDIDDAAAIELRRALTEIGDSVVVAGDGNGSWSAHVHTANAGLAVDIGIGAGRIHGVRIAAFGAGEGCDTAASTPDDGGEIFGREILAVVAGAGAEQLYLAEGAHVLRCDTTEIGPTQLCAAIVGSRHTEVLVLPNGALSAQELVAVSVASRNAGKDVLMLPSSSMVQGLAALAVHDPTKEGVDDAFTMSEAAAGTRWASVRIAEGRALTWVGTCEPGDGLGLVGREVVVIGSDAITAGCNLLDQLLSAGGEMVTMLLGESADDEFGQRLAEYVAEHYPVVEFVTYRGGQPGDMAQLGVE is encoded by the coding sequence ATGGCCGTCGGCAGTCCCACGTCCTCTATCGGGGTCGAGGAGATTCGGCTGTGGGCCTACAGATGTGTCGACGGCCTCACTGCGCGATGCGACGAGATCAACGAACTGAATGTCTTCCCGATCGCAGACTCCGATACCGGCACCAATCTCGTGTTCACCATTCGTGCAGCGGTGGAGTCGATGCGCAAGGCAGGCGCGGACGCCGATATCGCTGCCGTTGCGGCAGCGCTGGCACAAGGCTCCATAGCCGGTGCGCGGGGCAATTCCGGGGTGATCGTGTCTCAATTGCTGCGTGCCGTTGCAGAGGTTGCGGCCAACGGTGAGTTCGATGGAGCCGCGCTCGCCCGTGCACTGGTTCGGGCGGCCGACCTCGTCGTCGACGTAGTGAGCGTTCCGGTGGACGGGACGATCGTCAGCGTGCTGGGCAGTTCGGCACGCGCGGTCGCCAGCCTCGATCAGCCGTGCGATATCGCAGCAGTGGCGCGCTGCGCAGCTGAATCGGCTGCCGTGGCACTCGACCGCACCCGCCACCAACTGCCGGCTCTTCGAGCAGCAGGAGTCGTCGATGCAGGCGCACTCGGCCTTCTCGTGATGCTCGACGCGCTCTGTGGTGTCGTGACCGGAAGCGAGCCGCCGCCGAGACAGCGCTACCACCGGCACGTGACGACCGAGACCAGTCGAGCCGTGATGCCGAGATCGAACAATCGCCTCGATTCGGTGCAGGTAGGAGAGGCGATCGTCGGATACGAGGTTCTCTATCAGCTTTCCGATATCGACGACGCCGCTGCGATCGAGTTGCGGCGAGCGCTGACAGAGATCGGTGATTCGGTGGTCGTAGCCGGTGACGGCAACGGTTCGTGGTCCGCTCATGTTCACACGGCAAATGCCGGCCTGGCCGTCGACATAGGCATAGGTGCCGGGCGGATACATGGTGTGCGCATTGCAGCCTTCGGCGCAGGGGAGGGCTGTGACACGGCGGCGTCGACTCCGGACGACGGTGGGGAAATTTTCGGTCGAGAGATATTGGCGGTGGTGGCAGGTGCGGGTGCCGAGCAGCTGTACCTTGCCGAGGGCGCACACGTACTTCGTTGCGACACAACAGAGATAGGACCCACACAGTTGTGCGCGGCGATCGTCGGATCCAGGCACACGGAGGTCCTCGTCCTGCCGAACGGGGCATTGTCCGCCCAGGAATTGGTAGCCGTCAGCGTCGCTTCACGCAACGCAGGCAAGGACGTCTTGATGCTTCCGTCCTCGTCGATGGTTCAAGGCCTGGCGGCACTCGCCGTCCACGACCCGACCAAAGAAGGAGTGGACGACGCATTCACGATGTCCGAAGCGGCGGCCGGGACCCGGTGGGCTTCGGTCCGAATCGCCGAGGGGCGCGCCCTGACATGGGTCGGGACATGTGAACCCGGTGACGGCCTCGGTTTGGTCGGGCGGGAAGTGGTGGTTATCGGGTCCGACGCGATCACCGCCGGATGTAACCTGCTCGATCAATTGTTGTCGGCGGGTGGTGAGATGGTGACCATGCTTCTGGGGGAGTCCGCAGACGACGAATTCGGTCAGCGGTTGGCCGAGTACGTCGCCGAGCATTATCCCGTCGTGGAGTTCGTCACCTATCGCGGAGGGCAGCCAGGAGACATGGCTCAACTCGGCGTGGAATGA
- a CDS encoding NAD(P)H-dependent glycerol-3-phosphate dehydrogenase gives MTKAAVLGSGSWGTAFAKVLADAGTDVTMWARRPELAESINDSHENTDYLAGITLPPSISATSDPGRALDGADIVVLAVPSQSLRDNLAVWTDSIPADATLLSLAKGIETGTLLRMSQVISQVTGADPSRIAALSGPNLARPIAEGQPAATVIACSDSRRALEVQKSCATGYFRPYTNSDVIGVEIGGACKNVIALACGMASGVGYGENTLASIMTRGLAEIIRLGSALGAKPATLAGLAGVGDLVATCSSSLSRNRSFGERLGVGGSMESAQAAAHGQVAEGVKSCTSVRALAESYDVEMPLTDAVHRVCHSGLSVPDAVGHLLGRRIKPE, from the coding sequence ATGACCAAAGCAGCGGTACTCGGTTCTGGATCGTGGGGAACCGCATTCGCGAAAGTGCTCGCGGACGCAGGCACCGACGTCACGATGTGGGCCAGACGTCCTGAGTTGGCCGAGTCGATCAACGATAGTCACGAGAACACGGACTATCTTGCGGGAATCACCTTGCCACCCTCGATCTCGGCGACGAGTGATCCAGGCCGTGCACTGGACGGTGCGGACATCGTCGTTCTCGCCGTACCGTCACAGTCGCTTCGGGACAATCTCGCCGTGTGGACCGACTCGATTCCAGCCGACGCAACCTTGCTCAGTCTTGCGAAGGGGATCGAGACCGGGACATTGCTACGCATGAGTCAGGTCATCAGTCAGGTGACCGGAGCCGATCCGAGCCGAATCGCAGCGTTGTCCGGCCCGAATCTCGCTCGGCCGATCGCCGAGGGGCAGCCGGCTGCCACCGTTATTGCATGCTCAGACTCCAGGCGCGCTCTCGAGGTTCAAAAGTCTTGTGCAACTGGATATTTCAGGCCATACACTAATTCGGACGTCATCGGGGTCGAAATCGGTGGTGCGTGCAAGAATGTGATCGCGTTGGCGTGCGGCATGGCCAGCGGAGTCGGGTACGGCGAAAACACGCTCGCCTCGATCATGACTCGCGGTCTCGCCGAGATCATCAGACTAGGCTCGGCGCTCGGGGCGAAACCCGCCACCCTTGCAGGCTTGGCAGGCGTCGGTGATCTGGTGGCGACCTGTTCGTCGTCGCTGTCACGAAATCGATCCTTCGGGGAACGGCTGGGCGTCGGTGGGTCGATGGAGAGTGCCCAGGCGGCAGCCCACGGTCAGGTCGCCGAAGGCGTCAAGTCCTGCACCTCGGTGCGGGCTCTGGCGGAGAGTTACGACGTCGAGATGCCGCTGACCGACGCGGTGCACCGCGTGTGCCACAGCGGACTGTCGGTCCCTGATGCAGTGGGTCATCTGCTCGGCCGTCGGATCAAGCCCGAGTAA
- a CDS encoding thiamine-phosphate kinase — MRRRKIIDDEDRVEVRKRTVAEIGEFAVIDRATRGRVQTADSILGPGDDAAVVAASDGRVVVTTDMLVQGRHFRLDWSSPVDIGRKAIAQNGADIAAMGARCTGFLVALGCPADTPLFVTDGINEGLWREASRAGAGIVGGDLVQSDSLVISITALGDLGGRSPILRSGAEPGDVVAVSGRLGWSAGGLAVLLAGSARHHSLVELHCAPQPDYLQGISAAVSGATSLTDVSDGLIADLDHIAEASSVAIDLHSESITLDDEIVDAAHDLGSSALDWALTGGEDHSFAGTFPADASLPDGWIRIGWVREGAGVTVDGRKFSGGNGWSSFST; from the coding sequence ATTCGTAGGAGGAAGATCATCGACGACGAAGATCGTGTCGAAGTCCGGAAGCGAACCGTTGCGGAGATCGGCGAATTCGCGGTTATAGACCGCGCCACTCGCGGGCGCGTGCAGACCGCCGACTCGATCCTGGGTCCGGGCGACGACGCTGCCGTTGTCGCCGCATCGGATGGCAGGGTCGTCGTGACCACGGATATGTTGGTGCAGGGCAGGCACTTTCGTCTGGACTGGTCCAGCCCGGTCGATATCGGCCGGAAGGCGATCGCACAGAACGGTGCGGACATCGCAGCGATGGGAGCGCGGTGCACCGGATTTCTCGTTGCTCTGGGGTGTCCGGCCGACACGCCCCTTTTCGTCACGGATGGCATCAACGAAGGGCTATGGCGGGAGGCAAGCCGCGCAGGCGCGGGAATCGTAGGTGGTGACCTCGTACAGAGTGACAGCTTGGTGATTTCGATCACGGCGCTCGGCGACCTCGGCGGAAGGTCTCCGATCCTGCGGTCCGGGGCGGAACCGGGCGACGTCGTTGCCGTTAGCGGACGGTTGGGTTGGTCGGCAGGGGGTCTCGCTGTGCTTCTCGCGGGATCGGCCCGTCATCACAGCCTCGTGGAATTACATTGCGCTCCACAACCCGACTATCTTCAGGGGATCTCCGCCGCGGTCAGTGGTGCCACATCTTTGACCGATGTGTCCGACGGGTTGATCGCCGATCTCGATCATATCGCCGAGGCATCCTCGGTCGCCATCGATCTCCACAGTGAATCGATCACCCTGGATGACGAGATCGTCGACGCCGCACACGATCTCGGTTCGTCCGCGCTCGACTGGGCTCTCACCGGAGGAGAGGATCACTCGTTCGCAGGCACCTTCCCAGCGGATGCCTCGCTCCCCGACGGGTGGATTCGGATCGGTTGGGTCCGCGAGGGCGCCGGGGTCACCGTCGACGGGCGGAAGTTCTCGGGCGGGAACGGATGGTCGAGTTTCTCGACCTGA
- the cofC gene encoding 2-phospho-L-lactate guanylyltransferase — protein MGRAHVVIAVRDLVTAKSRLADSFTAADRARLVVAMLRDTAEAARAVDSVVGITVVTPDPAVAEIAESMGARVAQEPWSNPSGDSSTRLNFAFSTAASAIRAQDGLDIVALQADLPALRSEELAQAYARARPNGRSLVSDHHGTGTAALILKGTSGRFDPLFGPESAQRHQDSGALDLDGHWPGLRLDVDTISDVRLAFELGVGRATTEVLHSLGW, from the coding sequence ATGGGAAGAGCGCACGTGGTGATTGCCGTCAGGGACCTGGTTACCGCCAAGTCTCGGTTGGCCGACTCGTTCACCGCTGCCGATCGTGCACGGCTCGTCGTGGCGATGCTTCGCGATACGGCGGAGGCCGCGCGGGCCGTCGACTCGGTCGTCGGGATCACCGTGGTGACTCCTGATCCCGCAGTTGCAGAGATTGCCGAGAGCATGGGTGCGCGCGTTGCGCAGGAGCCGTGGAGCAATCCTTCCGGGGACTCGTCCACACGTCTCAACTTTGCCTTCTCCACTGCTGCATCGGCTATCCGAGCGCAGGATGGACTCGATATCGTCGCACTCCAAGCCGATTTGCCCGCCCTGCGCAGCGAGGAATTGGCGCAGGCGTATGCACGTGCTCGACCCAATGGCCGCTCCTTGGTCAGTGACCATCATGGGACCGGCACAGCGGCATTGATCCTGAAGGGCACTTCGGGTCGTTTCGACCCACTGTTCGGCCCGGAATCAGCGCAACGTCATCAAGATTCCGGTGCGCTCGACCTCGACGGCCACTGGCCAGGACTGCGTCTGGACGTCGATACGATCTCCGACGTTCGGCTCGCTTTCGAACTGGGTGTGGGTCGCGCAACGACGGAAGTGCTGCACTCGCTCGGCTGGTGA